DNA sequence from the Meiothermus sp. Pnk-1 genome:
GATCTGCGCGGCAAGCTCGGCTGGGGTGCAGCTAAAAGCGGTCACGTTGAAAGCGTTGCGGTGGTGGAGCCGCACCGGGTCGGCTTCCATCAGCTCGAGCGTGGCCCGGATGGCGTCGGGCATGTACATCATCGGCAGCCGGGTGTCAGGGGCCAAGAAGCAAGTGTAGCTGCCTCGGCGCAAGGCCTCCCAAAAGATCTCCACCGCGTAGTCGGTGGTCCCCCCTCCGGGCGGGGCGGTGTAGGAGATGAGGCCGGGGTAGCGCAGGCCGCGCACGTCCAGGCCAAAGCGCAAAGCGTAGTAGTCGCAAAGGAGTTCCCCCGCCACCTTGGTCACGCCGTAGAGGGAGTGGGGGCGCTGGAGGGTGTCCTGCGGGGTGGGGTCTTTGGGCGTGGAGGGGCCAAAGACCGCGATGGAGCTGGGTACGAAGACCCGGCAGCCGTGATCCCGGGCCACCTCCAGCACGTTGTACAGCCCCTCCATGTTGACCCGCCAGGCCAGCTCGGGCTGGGCTTCGGCCTTGGCCGAGAGGATGGCCGCCAGGTGGTAGAGGGTGCCCACCCGGTACTTTTTGACCACCTCCTCCAGCCTCGAGCGATCGGTACAGTCAAGCAGCTCAAAGGGTCCCCCCCGGATCGGGGTGTCGGAGGGCAGACTTCGCACGTCGGAAGCCACCACCCGTTCCGGGCCAAAGCGTTCTCGCAGGGCGGGAACCAGCTCCGAGCCGACTTGTCCTAGGGCGCCGGTGACGAGGATGGTCTCTAGGGGCTTCGCTTCCATACCCCCTCATCCTACCTCGCCCCTTTCAGTAATCCCCCTCCAGCCCGCCATCCGCCCCTCGAATCCCTCCCGCCTTGCGGGCGTTGAACTCCTCGAGGATCGCCGCCGTGGCGGTGGCCCCTACCCGCGTAGCTCCCGCGCGCATCGCCTCGAGCAAGGCCTCCAGGGTGCGCACCCCGCCCGCGGCCTTGACCTGCACCTGCGGCGAGACTGTCTGGCGCATGAGCCGGAGGTCCTCCAGGGTCGCCCCGGAGGGGGCAAAGCCGGTGGAGGTCTTGACGAAATCGGCCCCCGCCTGCTCGGAAAGCCGACAGCCCAGCACCTTCTGCTCGTCGCTGAGGTAGGCGTTCTCCAGGATCACCTTGACCAGCGCCCCGCCCTCCCGGGCGGCCTCGACCACCGCCGCGATTTCCTCCCGCACATACTCGGCTTCGCCGCCCCGCAACCGACCGATGTTGATGACCATGTCCAGCTCCACCGCGCCCTGCTCCATCGCCAGCTTGGCCTCGAAGACCTTGGTGGCGGTAGCCGAGCTTCCGTGGGGGAAGCCCACCACGGTTCCCACCTTGACGCTCGAGCCCCGCAGGGCCTTGGCCGCGAGTTCTACGTCACAGGGCCTCACGCACACCGAGGCCACCCGGTAGCGCTCGGCCAGCTCACAGCCCGCCAGGACCTCGGCGGGGGTGAGTTCGGGGCGCAGCAGCGAGTGGTCGATCATCTGCGCGACCTGTTCATAGCTGAGGGATTCCACGGTAATCCCTGGCATGGATTTCTCCTGGAGCTAGCCCATGAAGTTTCTGAGGAAGCGCCCGGACTGCACCAGCGCCCGCTTGCGGTCCTCGAGCGAGCCCTCGTAGGCCCGGTCTTCGACCTCGATGCAGACCGGACCCGAGTAGCGGGCCTCGGTAAGGTTGGCGAAGAAGGCGCCCCAGTCCACCTCCCCCAACCCCGGCAGCTTGGGGGTGTGGTACTCGAGCGGGGTGGCCAGGATCCCTACCTGCCGTAGCCGGTCGCGGTCGATGCGCACGTCCTTGGCGTGGACGTGGAAGAGCTTGTCCTTGAACTCGAGCAAGGGCCAGGCCGGGTCCATCATCTGCCAGACCAGGTGGCTGGGGTCGTAGTTGAGGCCGAAGTGATCGGAGGGGATGCGGCGGAACATCTCGCGCCAGATGGCCGGGCTCACCGCCAGGTTTTTGCCGCCGGGCCACTCGTCGGTGGTGAAGTACATGGGGCAGTTCTCGATCCCGACCTTTACCCCCTCCTGCTCGGCGTGCCGGATGATCTCCGGCCAGCGCTCGTCGAAGAGGGCCCAGTTGTCCTGCAAGGACCGGCTGGGCTCCCGCCCGATAAAAGTATTCATCCGCCCGATCCCCAGCCTTGCCGAGGCGCTGATGACTTTTTTGATGTGCTCGAGGTAGACGCTGGCCTCTTTTTCGTCGGCCACCAGCGGATTGGGGTAGTAACCCAGCGCCGAGATCGAGACCCCGTACTTCTGCACGAGTCCCCGGATCCGCTCGACCCCGGCGTCATCCAGCTCGTTCACGTCGATGTGGGTGACCCCGGCGTAGCGGCGCTCGGCCTTTCCTTTGGGCCAGCACATCACCTCTACGGTGGCGAAGCCCTGCTGGGCGGCGAACTCGAGCACCTCCTCGAGGCTGAGATCGGGAAGGATCGCACTGACAAAACCTAGCTGCATACCATTTCCTCCTAGTACCGCACCCTGACCCATTGGCCCTGCTTGCTGCTCTCGAGGATCGCCTCGCACAAAGCCAGTTCCTTGTGGCCGTCCTCGAAGGTTGCATAGAGTGGATTCTGGCTGGCCCTTCCCGCCTTGATATCGGCGTAGACGGCGCGGTAGAGCTGCTTGAAGGTGTCGGGGAAGCCCTCGTTGTGGCCGCCGGGGTAGCTGGTGTAGCGAGCGGCCTCGCCCTCCAGGAGGCTGGGGTCGCGGATCAGGAGGCGGTTGGCGGCGTTGCGCTCCCCGATCCACAGCTCGTTGGGGCGCTCGCCGTTCCAGGCCAGCGCCCGCTCGGACCCCGCGATCTCCCACTCGATGCGGTTCTTGCGTCCAGCGGTGACCTGGGAGACGGTGAGCACCCCGCGCTTCCCGCCCGCGAAGCGCAGGAGTACCGAGGCGTAATCCTCGGTGGTGATCTTGACCGGCTCGGTGGCGGCTTCCCGGCTACCTTTCTTGCCGCTGAAGGTCTCTACCGAACCTGCCGGAGGACGCTGCCGGATGGGGTGCACAGTGTAGAGGTCGGCCATCACCTCCTCGACCTCGAGCCCGGTGATAAAGCTCACCAGGTCCAGCCAGTGGGTGCCGATATCGCCGATGGCCCGCAGCTCTCCCCCCTCCTCGGCCAACACCCGCCAGTTGAAGTCGGTGGGGTAGAGGAGCCAGTCTTGCACATAGCTTCCTTTGACGTGAAAAACCTCTCCGATCTCTCCTCGCCGCACCATCTCCCGGGCTTGCAGGCAGAGCGGATAGAAGCGGAGGTTGTAGTTGACCGCCGTCACCAGCTCGGGGTGCTGCTGGGCGGCGGCGAGGAGCTCTTTGGTCTCCTGGGTGTTCATGCCCAGGGGCTTTTCGCAGATCACGTGCTTGCCCGCTTCCAAGGCTCGCAGGACCTGCTCGCGGTGAAATCGGTTGGGGCTGGTGAGGTGGACGACCGCCACTTCCGGATCGGAGAGCATCTCGGCGTAGCTCGCGTAGCCCTGCTCGAGGCCGAGATACTCCGCCGCCCGGCGCGACTTTTCCGGGCTCGAGCCCAACACCCCCTTCACCTCAACCCCGATCCGGCGCAGCGCCTCCACGTGCACCGGGCCGATAAAACCTGTGCCGACTATCCCGACCTTGATCATCCCGCACCTCCTCGATACGACGGCGAGTCCACGGTTAAGGACCTCCTGCGGCCTCTTCCTTGATGGCGATCTGGGGGTTGTCCCCGCAGAGCAGCACCCGGAAGCTGCACTTGTCGGCCCGACCGTAGCGCTCGGTGTACTCGATGGGGATACCGGCATCGGTAAAGACGCTGCGCTGGGTAAAGAGCACCGCCGCCCCGCGCGGAATGCCCAAAAGTTTCGCCAGCCAGGGTTCGGCCTTGATGGCCTGGATGATCTCCTCGCCGCGGGCGAAACGCAGCCGATACACGCGGGTGAGGATTTCATACAGGGAGCCCGAGAGGTCATGCTCCAGGAGTCCAGGAGTGAGGTTGTAGTTGAGGTGGGCCCGCTCGAGCATCAAGGGTTCCCCGTTGGCCAGCCGCAGCCGGGTGAGCACCACCACCACGCTCTTGGGGGGGAGTCTGAGGGCCCGGGCTGCGGCGGGAGAGGCCGGTTCGAGGAGGGCCGAGATCACTTTGCTGGAGGGGTCCAATCCGGCTTGACGCATGTTCTCGGAGAAACTGGTAACGCGGGCCAGGGGCTGCTCGACCTTGGCCGGGGTAGGAAAGGTTCCCCGCCCCTGCCGCCGCATCAACCAGCCCTCCCGCTCGAGTTCTTGTATGGCTTGGCGCACCGTGGCCCGCGAAATGGAGAGCCCCTGGGAAAGTTCGCGCTCGCTGGGGATGGGCCTCCCCTCCGGCCACTCCCCCTGCTGCAAAACCCGCAGCAGCGCCTCCTTGAGCTGGAGGTAAAGCGGCAACGGAGCCCGCGGGTCAAGGTACTGGAGCGCGTCTGGGAGCTTCATAAAACTTCTTTCCCGAGCCGGTGGGACAAGTGGTCTAGACATCCGGTGGTCCGTACCTTATATTACACACTGGATCGGCTCACCAAGCAAGTGCGAGGAGGTAGGGTTCCGTTTGGCGTCTTATCCAGCATGAGCACCGGGTCCGTGCTCCGAGGTTGACCCCAGAAGGGTGGAGGGTAGAGCCGAGCCCCTCGCGGTTTCGATTTAGCAAGGTTGATGATCGTGGCAAACGCTTCCATCGGTTTGGACCTAGGGGGAACCACCTATAGCGTGGGCTGGCTCGATGAGATGGGCCAGCTACGCGACCTGGTGAGCCTCGAGACCCGCTCTTACCGTCCCCCCGCGGAGATCGTAGCCGACTTGGCCCAGGCCATAAAGGCCACCGCCCAGCGAGCCCAGCTGGCCGGATACCGCATCATGGCGGCGGGGATCGGAGTTCCGGCAGTGATCAACCCCTGGGCCGGAGAGGTGTTGCTCCCGCCCAACTTCGCCCAAGGCTGGCACGGCCTGGCGCTAGCCGAGCAGCTACAGGCGCTCACCGGCATTCCCACCCGACTCATCAACGACGCCCGCGCTTTTACCCTCGCCGAGTCACGGCTGGGCGCCGGGAAAGGCTACGCCCACCTGCTGGGCGTCACCGTGGGGACCGGGGTGGGCGGGGGGTTGATCCTGAACGGCCAGCTGTACCTGGGGCGCTGGGGTAGCGCAGGCGAGTTCGGGCACCAGGTCTATGACCCCCATGGGCTGATCTGTGGCTGCGGCGGGGTGGGCTGCATTGAAGCCTACGCCTCCGGCCCGGCCATCGTGGCGGCGGCCGTGCGCCCCTTGCGCCAGGGCCGGGTGCCCATTTTGCGCGAGGTCATCGGGAATTCGCTGGACCGCCTCAGCCCTAAGGCGGTGGCGCAGGCGGCGTTGGCGGGCGAAGAGGAGTGCCGCGAGATCTACCGCCAGGCGGGCCGGGCGCTAGGCTTGGGCATCAGCAACGTATTGAGCGTACTGGGCCTGGAAGCGGTGGTGATCGGCGGCGGGGTAGCCGAGGCCGGGGATCTTCTGCTCGAGCCGATCTGGGAGACCCTCCGACGACACCAGTTCATGATCGCCGAGCATTTGCACGAGCTAAACATCCTCCGAGCCGAGTTGGACGAGCCCGGGGTGGTGGGAGCAGCGATGTGGGCCGCGGAGCAAACCCTGGTAGGGTTATAAGGGATATGGAGACGATCAACGTCACGATCTGGAACGAGTATCTTCACGAAACCCGCAACCCGCGGGTACAGGCTATCTACCCCGAGGGCATCCACCGAGCGATCGCGAAGGGGCTCGAGCCCCTAGGCGACTTTGCCATCCGCACCGCTACCCTGGCCGAACCCGAGCACGGCCTCAGCGCTGCGGTGCTCGAGCAGACCGATGTGCTGGTGTGGTGGGGGCACGTGGCCCACCAGCAGGTAAGCGACGAGGTGGTAGAGCGGGTGCAGCTGCAAGTGCTCTCGGGAATGGGGCTGATCGTGCTGCACTCAGGGCACTACGCCAAGATCTTCAAGCGGCTGATGGGCACCTTTTGCAGCCTCAAGTGGCGCGAGGCGGGCGAGCGCGAGCGGCTGTGGAACCTGCGCCCCGACCACCCCATCTTGCAGGGCATCCCGGAGTACATCGAACTCCCTGAGGAGGAAATGTACGGCGAGCGCTTCGACATCCCTGAACCCGACGAACTCCTGATGATCTCCTGGTTCCAGGGCGGAGAGGTGTTCAGGAGTGCCTGCACCTGGACCCGCGGGCACGGGCGGATCTTCTATTTCCGGCCCGGCCACGAAACCTACCCCACCTACTACAACCCCCATGTGCTGCGCATCCTGGCCAATGCCTGCGGCTGGGCAAGGCGGCGGGTACGGCTCGATGTCACCCAGGCTCCTCGAAGCCAACCCCTGGAACCGCTGCCCCAGGAGGCGAACTTTCGCCCAGCGAAGCGAGGGGTGGCGCAATGAGCACCCCCAAGGCCCTTCGAGTGGGGATCATCGGGGCCGGGGGGATCTCCAGCGCCCATTACAAAGGCTATGTCGCGGGTGGGGCGCAGGTGGTGGCGGTGGCCGATGTGAACCTGGCCGCCCTGGAAGCCCGCCAGAGCGAGTGGGGGGTCAGGCAAGCCTTCACCGATTACGAGCAGCTTTTGGCCCTCCCCGAAATCGACGCGGTCTCGGTCTGCACCCCCAACGCCTTCCACTACCCCGCTACGCTGGCCGCCGCCAGGGCAGGCAAGCATGTCCTCTGCGAAAAGCCCATCTCGCTCTCTCTGGCCGAGGCCCAGCAGATGGTCGAGGCCTGCCGCAAGGCCGGGGTGGTCTTGCAGATCAACCACCACCTGCGCTCGAGCGGCGCGGCCCGCAAGGCCAAGCAGATCCTGGAGTCGGGCGAGCTGGGCCGGGTCACCTTCATCCGGCTGCGCCAAGCCCACGACTGGGGTGGGGCTAGCGCAGTGCGCGACTCCTTTGGCCAGAAAGCCCTTTCGGGGGGCGGTACCCTGCTCGACAATGGCTGTCACCTGTTTGACCTGGCCCGCTATTTCGGCGGGGAGGTAGAAGAGGTCTTCGCCCGCACCGCCACCCTCAAGTTCGACATCGAAGTCGAAGACACGGCCCATGCCTCGCTCAGGTTCGAGAGCGGGGCCTTGGGCGAGATCGAGGCGGCCTGGACGGCTACCGGTTGGGAGGAGGGCTTTTGGATCTATGGCACCCAAGGGGCGCTCGAGTACACCAACCGCTACGGCCGACCGGTGCTGCGCTTGAGCCACCGCACCTCTCCCGGCACCACCTGGGCCGAGCCCGACCACACCGACCATACCTTTGCCGGCGAGCCTAGCCACACCCGCCACGTGGGGAACTTCTTGGCCGCCATCCGGGGGGAGCGCCCGGTGATCTGCACCGGCCAGGACGGCCTGGAAGCGGTGCGGCTGGTGCTGGCGGCTTACGAGAGCGCCCGAACAGGCCAACCGGTGCGGCTCGAGGGGTTTCGGCCCGAAGCGGCGGCTCGGAGGGGAGGAACGGCTGGGGATTGACGAGGGGAAGCCGCAGGGTCTGCCCCTCGATACAGGAGGTGAAGGCATGCCAGCAACAGCTAGGTTTTTCGGTCATCGGTTCACGGGGGGAAACATGAAACGATGGGTGATCGGTTGGTTGGCCATAGGGGCGGCGGCAATGTCCGTAGGGCTGGCCCAAAACAAGACCATCCGCATTGGGATCTCCAACGGCTTCGTGGGCTCGGAGTGGCGTACCCAGATGCTCGATGACATCAAAACCGTAGCCGAGGAGTACAAGAAGGCCGGGATCAGCGTCGAGCTGGTGATCCAAAGCGCAGACGTGGACGTACAGGGGCAAATCCAGCAGATCCGTAACCTGATCAACGCCAAGGTAGACGGCATCCTCATCAACCCCAACTCGCAAACCGGGTTGAACCAAGTCATCAAGGAAGCCACCGACGCCGGGATCAAGGTGGTGGTGGTGGACCAGGAGGTTTCGGCTCCCACCGCCATCAATGTGGCCATCGACCAGCGGGCCTGGGCCAAGGACAAGATGGACTGGCTGGCCAAGACCCTGGGCGGTAAGGGCAATATCGTCATCATCAACGGCATCGCCGGACACCCGGCGAACGAGGCGAGGGTCGCTGGGGAGCGGGACTCGCTGAAGAACTACCCCGGCATCAAAGTGCTGAACTCCGTCAATGCCGATTGGGATCAGGCCAAAGGGCAACAAGTGATGAGCTCTTTGCTGGCTTCCCAACCCAACATTGACGGGGTCTTTACCCAAGACGGCATGGGCCAGGGGGTGCTGCGGGCCTTGATCGCGGCCAAACCGCAGAAGATGCCGGTGGTCTCGGGCGAGGCCTATGTGGGCTACATGAAGCTCTGGACCGACATCAAGAAGAGCTACCCCAACTTCAAGTCCTACGGGCTGGCCAACCCTCCCGGCGTGGGCGCTTCGGGTTTGCGCGTGTTGATCAACTTGGTGCAGGGCAAACAGCTCAAGGACGGCGTGCTGAAGGGCCCCTACAAGAACACCCTCTACGTGCCGATCCCGGCCAAGGTGGACGACCTCACCCTTCAGGCGACCCTGGCCGATCTCATCGCCAAGGGCAAGGCCGACACCTACACCATGGACGGCTACCTAACCCAAGCCCAGGCCAACAACTACTTCAAGTAAGCCTCGAGGGGCTATTGGCGCTCGGCCGGTAGCCCCTCCTCAAGCGGGGATCCCGCCTTGGACACGAACCCCGTCCTGCTCGAGACCCATCACATCTCCAAGCGCTACGGAGCCACCGTGGCGCTCCAGGAAGTCGCTTTTCGGCTGCGAAAGGGCGAGGTTCACGCCCTGTTAGGGGCCAATGGCAGCGGCAAATCCACCCTGGCTAAGATCCTCGCCGGGGCCGTTACCCCCGACAACGGGGAGATCCGGCTGGAAGGCCGGGCGGTGCGGTTTCGCCACCCGCTGGAAGCTCGTCGCTTGGGCATCGCGGTGGTATACCAGGAACTTTCCCTGGTCCCCGGCCTGAGCGTGCAAGACAACCTCTGGCTGGGGCATGAGCCAAGGGGTCGGTGGGGTCGCATCGACGGCAAAACTGCCCGCGCCCGCACCGAGGGCCTGTTGGGGTTATTCAAGGACGTGGCCGGAGAACGCTTTCTTCCCCAGACCCCAGCTGGAGAACTCCCCCCTGATGAGCGGCAGCTGGTGGAAATCCTTAAGGCGGTGAGCCACGAACCGAAGATCCTAATCCTGGACGAGGCTACAGCCAGCCTGGGCGCCCGGCAGGTAGAGCGCCTGCTCACCCTGGTACGGCGATGGAGGGCGCAAGGAACCGGCATCATCATCGTCACCCACCGCATAGAGGAGATCTTCCAGATCGCCGATCGGGCCACCGTGCTGCGGAGCGGACAAGTGGTGGGTGAGGTGAGCCTCGAGGAGACTAGCCGCGAGTCCCTGATCGGGCTGATTTCAGGGGAGGCCAGCCGAGCCCTTCAAGCTGAGGCCAAAATCCCCCGCCCAACCCGGCGCCACGCCCCTTTGCTACAAGCAAAGATCGAGCACGGCGGAAAGCTCCGAGACCTCGAGTTCTCGCTGTACCCGGGGGAGATCCTGGGGCTGGGTGGCCTACAGGGGCAGGGCCAGCGCGAGCTATTGCTCTATCTGTTCGGGGCCCTGACGCTCGAGCGGGGCACCCTGCTCATCGAGGGTACCCCGCACCGGTTTCGTCACCCCCGCGAGGCCATTCGCGCAGGGATGGCTTATGTGCCCGGCGACCGAGGCCGCGAGGGGCTCCTCCCGGTGCGCTCGATCCTCGAAAACCTGATGTTGCCAAGCTGGCCCCACTACCGTCGAGGCGGTTTCCTCGAACTGAACGCCGCCCGGCGCGCCGCTTCCGGGATAGCGCAGAGGCTTTGGCTCAAGTATGGTGGGCTCGAGGAGGGCATCTCCTCGCTCTCCGGAGGCAACGCCCAAAAGGTGGTGTTGGGCAAATGGCTGTTGCGGCAGCCCAAGGTACTCCTTCTCGACGACCCCACCAAGGGGATCGATATAGGGGCTAAAGCCGAGTTCTACCGGCTTTTAGACGAGTTACGAGCGCAGGGAATGGGGGTGATCTTCCACTCCTCCGATGACGACGAGCTGCTCTCGCTGTGCGACCGGGTGTTGGTGCTGCTCGAAGGCCGCCTGGTGGCCGAACTCGCAGGGGCCGGGTTAAACCGTGCGGCGTTGGTACGGGCCAGCCTGGGGGTGAAGGAGGCGGCAGATTGAACAGGAGGCCATACCGCCCTAGGGCTTACGCCGAGGTACAGGATAGGGCGAAGGTCGCTGCGATCTGTAAAGCGCGATACGCCATCGGCAATCTCATTTCTATGCCCTAAAGCCTATGCCCTTCCTCCGCCGCCTCCTCGCTCAACCCTACGCCCTGGCCCTCGTTCTGCTGGTCCTGGGCCTCATCGTCACCGCCTTGTTCCAACCGGCCTTTTTCACAGGGCGCACCCTCGCCAACAACCTGCGTACCTTTTTACCCCTGATCCTGTTGGCCGTGGCGCAAACCCTGGTGGTAATCGGTGGGGGAATTGATCTTAGCCTGGGAGCCATCCTAACCCTCTCGAGCGTGGTGATGGTGCAAACCTTCGGCCAAGATCCGGATCCTGGCCCCTGGCGTACCTTCGGCGGAATCGCTTTGGGACTGCTGGTGGCCACCCTAGCCGGGGCTGCGGGTGGCTTCTGTGTGGCCTACCTACGCTTGCAGCCGATCATCGCCACCTTCGCTACTTCATTTGTCTGGGCCGGGCTGGCCCTATGGGTACTGCCTCAACCCGGCGGTAACGTACCGCTAGCGCTGCAAAACTTTGTACGGCTTCAATTCCTGTTGCCCTTCTCCCTGTGGGTGGTCTTGGCCATCCTACTGGGATGGAGCTGGTTTTTAGCTACGCCCTGGGCCAAGCACCTCTACGCGGTGGGGGGGAATCCCCAGGCCGCTTTCACCTCAGGCGTCAACGTGGAGGGGGTACGGCTGGGGAGCTACGCCTTGGCCGGGTTCCTCACCGGCCTGGGGGCCTTCTTCCTCACCGCCGACATCGCCACCGGCGACCCCCTCATCGGCGGGCCGCTGACCCTCGCCAGCGTGGTAGCGGTGGTCATCGGCGGGACCCGGCTCTCCGGGGGTACCGGCGGCATCGTAGGAAGCGTGCTGGGGGCGGTGGTCTACTACCTGCTCAAAAACGTGGTGGCCCTCGGGGTATTCAACTTAGGCCTCAGTCCGCAGTGGCAGACCCTGATCGACGGCACGGTAATCGTACTGGCCCTGGCCACCCCGGGCTTGCTGCGGCGAGCGAGGGGGCGGGCGTGATGCTCTGTAGGGACCTCCCATGACCAAGAACCCGCTTTCCTTTCCTTCCCTTCGCACCCCAGCGGCAATCGCGCTGGGGCTGGCGGCTTTTCTCCTGGTACTGGGGGAAGTTATCCGCCCCGGCTTCGCCGAATACAACCAGATCACCAATATCCTGCGTATCGCAGCGTTTTTGGGTATCGTGGCCATCGGACAGACCCTGGTGATCCTGGCCGGAGGCGAGGGCATCGACCTATCGGTGGGGGCGGTAGTGACGCTAGGGGCCATCCTCATCTTCCGCATCACCGGCGGCTCGGACGCGCTCTTGTTGCCCGCCCTAGTAGCGGCCTTGCTGGCCGGTTTCGCCATCGGGCTCGTCAACGGTGTGGGGATCGCTTGGATCGGCATCCCACCGCTGGTGATGACCCTGGGGATGATGGGG
Encoded proteins:
- a CDS encoding L-threonine 3-dehydrogenase, coding for MEAKPLETILVTGALGQVGSELVPALRERFGPERVVASDVRSLPSDTPIRGGPFELLDCTDRSRLEEVVKKYRVGTLYHLAAILSAKAEAQPELAWRVNMEGLYNVLEVARDHGCRVFVPSSIAVFGPSTPKDPTPQDTLQRPHSLYGVTKVAGELLCDYYALRFGLDVRGLRYPGLISYTAPPGGGTTDYAVEIFWEALRRGSYTCFLAPDTRLPMMYMPDAIRATLELMEADPVRLHHRNAFNVTAFSCTPAELAAQIAKHLPHFKIHYQVDPVRQAIADSWPHTLDDAAAREEWGWKPAFDLAAVTADMLEQLSARMAVKGA
- the deoC gene encoding deoxyribose-phosphate aldolase, with the translated sequence MPGITVESLSYEQVAQMIDHSLLRPELTPAEVLAGCELAERYRVASVCVRPCDVELAAKALRGSSVKVGTVVGFPHGSSATATKVFEAKLAMEQGAVELDMVINIGRLRGGEAEYVREEIAAVVEAAREGGALVKVILENAYLSDEQKVLGCRLSEQAGADFVKTSTGFAPSGATLEDLRLMRQTVSPQVQVKAAGGVRTLEALLEAMRAGATRVGATATAAILEEFNARKAGGIRGADGGLEGDY
- a CDS encoding sugar phosphate isomerase/epimerase, producing MQLGFVSAILPDLSLEEVLEFAAQQGFATVEVMCWPKGKAERRYAGVTHIDVNELDDAGVERIRGLVQKYGVSISALGYYPNPLVADEKEASVYLEHIKKVISASARLGIGRMNTFIGREPSRSLQDNWALFDERWPEIIRHAEQEGVKVGIENCPMYFTTDEWPGGKNLAVSPAIWREMFRRIPSDHFGLNYDPSHLVWQMMDPAWPLLEFKDKLFHVHAKDVRIDRDRLRQVGILATPLEYHTPKLPGLGEVDWGAFFANLTEARYSGPVCIEVEDRAYEGSLEDRKRALVQSGRFLRNFMG
- a CDS encoding Gfo/Idh/MocA family protein, which gives rise to MIKVGIVGTGFIGPVHVEALRRIGVEVKGVLGSSPEKSRRAAEYLGLEQGYASYAEMLSDPEVAVVHLTSPNRFHREQVLRALEAGKHVICEKPLGMNTQETKELLAAAQQHPELVTAVNYNLRFYPLCLQAREMVRRGEIGEVFHVKGSYVQDWLLYPTDFNWRVLAEEGGELRAIGDIGTHWLDLVSFITGLEVEEVMADLYTVHPIRQRPPAGSVETFSGKKGSREAATEPVKITTEDYASVLLRFAGGKRGVLTVSQVTAGRKNRIEWEIAGSERALAWNGERPNELWIGERNAANRLLIRDPSLLEGEAARYTSYPGGHNEGFPDTFKQLYRAVYADIKAGRASQNPLYATFEDGHKELALCEAILESSKQGQWVRVRY
- a CDS encoding GntR family transcriptional regulator, which encodes MKLPDALQYLDPRAPLPLYLQLKEALLRVLQQGEWPEGRPIPSERELSQGLSISRATVRQAIQELEREGWLMRRQGRGTFPTPAKVEQPLARVTSFSENMRQAGLDPSSKVISALLEPASPAAARALRLPPKSVVVVLTRLRLANGEPLMLERAHLNYNLTPGLLEHDLSGSLYEILTRVYRLRFARGEEIIQAIKAEPWLAKLLGIPRGAAVLFTQRSVFTDAGIPIEYTERYGRADKCSFRVLLCGDNPQIAIKEEAAGGP
- a CDS encoding ROK family protein encodes the protein MIVANASIGLDLGGTTYSVGWLDEMGQLRDLVSLETRSYRPPAEIVADLAQAIKATAQRAQLAGYRIMAAGIGVPAVINPWAGEVLLPPNFAQGWHGLALAEQLQALTGIPTRLINDARAFTLAESRLGAGKGYAHLLGVTVGTGVGGGLILNGQLYLGRWGSAGEFGHQVYDPHGLICGCGGVGCIEAYASGPAIVAAAVRPLRQGRVPILREVIGNSLDRLSPKAVAQAALAGEEECREIYRQAGRALGLGISNVLSVLGLEAVVIGGGVAEAGDLLLEPIWETLRRHQFMIAEHLHELNILRAELDEPGVVGAAMWAAEQTLVGL
- a CDS encoding ThuA domain-containing protein, whose product is METINVTIWNEYLHETRNPRVQAIYPEGIHRAIAKGLEPLGDFAIRTATLAEPEHGLSAAVLEQTDVLVWWGHVAHQQVSDEVVERVQLQVLSGMGLIVLHSGHYAKIFKRLMGTFCSLKWREAGERERLWNLRPDHPILQGIPEYIELPEEEMYGERFDIPEPDELLMISWFQGGEVFRSACTWTRGHGRIFYFRPGHETYPTYYNPHVLRILANACGWARRRVRLDVTQAPRSQPLEPLPQEANFRPAKRGVAQ
- a CDS encoding Gfo/Idh/MocA family protein, which gives rise to MSTPKALRVGIIGAGGISSAHYKGYVAGGAQVVAVADVNLAALEARQSEWGVRQAFTDYEQLLALPEIDAVSVCTPNAFHYPATLAAARAGKHVLCEKPISLSLAEAQQMVEACRKAGVVLQINHHLRSSGAARKAKQILESGELGRVTFIRLRQAHDWGGASAVRDSFGQKALSGGGTLLDNGCHLFDLARYFGGEVEEVFARTATLKFDIEVEDTAHASLRFESGALGEIEAAWTATGWEEGFWIYGTQGALEYTNRYGRPVLRLSHRTSPGTTWAEPDHTDHTFAGEPSHTRHVGNFLAAIRGERPVICTGQDGLEAVRLVLAAYESARTGQPVRLEGFRPEAAARRGGTAGD
- a CDS encoding substrate-binding domain-containing protein gives rise to the protein MKRWVIGWLAIGAAAMSVGLAQNKTIRIGISNGFVGSEWRTQMLDDIKTVAEEYKKAGISVELVIQSADVDVQGQIQQIRNLINAKVDGILINPNSQTGLNQVIKEATDAGIKVVVVDQEVSAPTAINVAIDQRAWAKDKMDWLAKTLGGKGNIVIINGIAGHPANEARVAGERDSLKNYPGIKVLNSVNADWDQAKGQQVMSSLLASQPNIDGVFTQDGMGQGVLRALIAAKPQKMPVVSGEAYVGYMKLWTDIKKSYPNFKSYGLANPPGVGASGLRVLINLVQGKQLKDGVLKGPYKNTLYVPIPAKVDDLTLQATLADLIAKGKADTYTMDGYLTQAQANNYFK
- a CDS encoding sugar ABC transporter ATP-binding protein, whose amino-acid sequence is MDTNPVLLETHHISKRYGATVALQEVAFRLRKGEVHALLGANGSGKSTLAKILAGAVTPDNGEIRLEGRAVRFRHPLEARRLGIAVVYQELSLVPGLSVQDNLWLGHEPRGRWGRIDGKTARARTEGLLGLFKDVAGERFLPQTPAGELPPDERQLVEILKAVSHEPKILILDEATASLGARQVERLLTLVRRWRAQGTGIIIVTHRIEEIFQIADRATVLRSGQVVGEVSLEETSRESLIGLISGEASRALQAEAKIPRPTRRHAPLLQAKIEHGGKLRDLEFSLYPGEILGLGGLQGQGQRELLLYLFGALTLERGTLLIEGTPHRFRHPREAIRAGMAYVPGDRGREGLLPVRSILENLMLPSWPHYRRGGFLELNAARRAASGIAQRLWLKYGGLEEGISSLSGGNAQKVVLGKWLLRQPKVLLLDDPTKGIDIGAKAEFYRLLDELRAQGMGVIFHSSDDDELLSLCDRVLVLLEGRLVAELAGAGLNRAALVRASLGVKEAAD